A single window of Nicotiana sylvestris chromosome 3, ASM39365v2, whole genome shotgun sequence DNA harbors:
- the LOC104232366 gene encoding uncharacterized protein isoform X3 — protein MDKMKKKKQQDDPKVFQVFVAPIVILLYSHLRHDRSQCSYVKAIGRGLLALPAGAVVNAAGATILGAPVGFEYFPKTLNWSLLMSLLTFVPAACVFGSSWTDWHRVFAKTKTNGSTDCMICLPAHGAVIGAWFGAWPMPLDWESPWQEWPICVTYGAIAGYLVGLLASLGCIFFRKRQQYLKEE, from the exons atggacaaaatgaagaagaagaaacagcaGGATGATCCAAAAG TTTTTCAGGTGTTTGTGGCTCCAATAGTGATTCTTCTTTACAGTCACCTTCGACACGATAGGAGCCAATGCTCT TACGTCAAAGCTATAGGACGAGGCCTACTGGCGCTTCCTGCTG GGGCCGTAGTAAATGCAGCGGGAGCTACTATATTAGGAGCACCTGTTGGTTTCGA GTATTTTCCCAAGACCCTTAATTGGTCTCTTCTGATGTCACTGCTCACT TTTGTACCAGCAGCTTGTGTTTTCGGCTCATCATGGACTGATTGGCACCGTGTATTTGCTAAAACAAA GACAAATGGGTCCACAGACTGTATGATCTGTCTACCAGCTCATGGAGCTGTTATTGGAGCGTGGTTTGGTGCTTGGCCAATGCCACTTGATTGGGAAAGCCCATGGCAG GAATGGCCTATTTGTGTGACTTATGGAGCTATAGCTGGTTATCTCGTGGGGCTTTTGGCATCCTTGGGCTGCATTTTCTTCCGTAAGCGCCAGCAGTATCTAAAAGAAGAGTAG
- the LOC104232366 gene encoding glycosylphosphatidylinositol anchor biosynthesis protein 11 isoform X2 has product MDKMKKKKQQDDPKGGNAIFMSVSPLKALILHLICGVGLGLAFWVAEHIYAVDLITHPSQTLRLISVFVAPIVILLYSHLRHDRSQCSYVKAIGRGLLALPAGAVVNAAGATILGAPVGFEYFPKTLNWSLLMSLLTFVPAACVFGSSWTDWHRVFAKTKTNGSTDCMICLPAHGAVIGAWFGAWPMPLDWESPWQEWPICVTYGAIAGYLVGLLASLGCIFFRKRQQYLKEE; this is encoded by the exons atggacaaaatgaagaagaagaaacagcaGGATGATCCAAAAGGTGGAAATGCGATATTTATGTCCGTATCACCATTGAAAGCTCTTATTCTGCATCTGATCTGTGGAGTAGGGTTAGGTTTAGCTTTCTGGGTAGCTGAACACATCTACGCCGTCGATCTCATCACTCACCCATCGCAAACGCTTCGTTTGATTTCT GTGTTTGTGGCTCCAATAGTGATTCTTCTTTACAGTCACCTTCGACACGATAGGAGCCAATGCTCT TACGTCAAAGCTATAGGACGAGGCCTACTGGCGCTTCCTGCTG GGGCCGTAGTAAATGCAGCGGGAGCTACTATATTAGGAGCACCTGTTGGTTTCGA GTATTTTCCCAAGACCCTTAATTGGTCTCTTCTGATGTCACTGCTCACT TTTGTACCAGCAGCTTGTGTTTTCGGCTCATCATGGACTGATTGGCACCGTGTATTTGCTAAAACAAA GACAAATGGGTCCACAGACTGTATGATCTGTCTACCAGCTCATGGAGCTGTTATTGGAGCGTGGTTTGGTGCTTGGCCAATGCCACTTGATTGGGAAAGCCCATGGCAG GAATGGCCTATTTGTGTGACTTATGGAGCTATAGCTGGTTATCTCGTGGGGCTTTTGGCATCCTTGGGCTGCATTTTCTTCCGTAAGCGCCAGCAGTATCTAAAAGAAGAGTAG
- the LOC104232366 gene encoding uncharacterized protein isoform X1 — MDKMKKKKQQDDPKGGNAIFMSVSPLKALILHLICGVGLGLAFWVAEHIYAVDLITHPSQTLRLISVCFSQSASIIIYFTFISCLFSFLHVPDFDSNLVFQVFVAPIVILLYSHLRHDRSQCSYVKAIGRGLLALPAGAVVNAAGATILGAPVGFEYFPKTLNWSLLMSLLTFVPAACVFGSSWTDWHRVFAKTKTNGSTDCMICLPAHGAVIGAWFGAWPMPLDWESPWQEWPICVTYGAIAGYLVGLLASLGCIFFRKRQQYLKEE; from the exons atggacaaaatgaagaagaagaaacagcaGGATGATCCAAAAGGTGGAAATGCGATATTTATGTCCGTATCACCATTGAAAGCTCTTATTCTGCATCTGATCTGTGGAGTAGGGTTAGGTTTAGCTTTCTGGGTAGCTGAACACATCTACGCCGTCGATCTCATCACTCACCCATCGCAAACGCTTCGTTTGATTTCTGTTTGTTTCTCTCAATCCGCAAGCATTATAATATACTTCACATtcatttcctgtttattttcttttttacatGTTCCTGATTTTGATTCGAATTTAGTTTTTCAGGTGTTTGTGGCTCCAATAGTGATTCTTCTTTACAGTCACCTTCGACACGATAGGAGCCAATGCTCT TACGTCAAAGCTATAGGACGAGGCCTACTGGCGCTTCCTGCTG GGGCCGTAGTAAATGCAGCGGGAGCTACTATATTAGGAGCACCTGTTGGTTTCGA GTATTTTCCCAAGACCCTTAATTGGTCTCTTCTGATGTCACTGCTCACT TTTGTACCAGCAGCTTGTGTTTTCGGCTCATCATGGACTGATTGGCACCGTGTATTTGCTAAAACAAA GACAAATGGGTCCACAGACTGTATGATCTGTCTACCAGCTCATGGAGCTGTTATTGGAGCGTGGTTTGGTGCTTGGCCAATGCCACTTGATTGGGAAAGCCCATGGCAG GAATGGCCTATTTGTGTGACTTATGGAGCTATAGCTGGTTATCTCGTGGGGCTTTTGGCATCCTTGGGCTGCATTTTCTTCCGTAAGCGCCAGCAGTATCTAAAAGAAGAGTAG
- the LOC104232365 gene encoding uncharacterized protein — MGCDKPENLPDPTSFHAFDDLALSIRQSGAVDYNGVVQGGFSSGANVTSFPFVSPPAARPLPGNVNEMNNFQMANLKNLYSYHHQLETNLANVRNIAPSFPAPSGMPNSMGNAAEIYHSNMNNNMLTSDSFLNEAVLSKGIQNPGVSMNFIPMRSNAAGCFEKAGKATGINQNSSQASGTPFDIRYSMQTAKSISGIGIHNDVKANPVPFSSPENIDGSFLTLGTGSNIDNRSKFRFSAKEVSSRLGEAVLSQSNNSHVQQMKRNISSLAHGVPGGIPNFNRDSGGLPDSARNFGVSTCSSNNDEIVLAPGSRISAPPCVNLTPDTRLNSSNSTNLGAVGKADLRLSEPDPFKCVQGGLPPPSFPFSSSSTLPLHLGYARTVAAPESAQPVWVAAPESAQPVWVAAPLSAQPGLVTAQPTIKQQNYCYTNISRNQSFMEPLILGHGGSGVRQDHLGQQSLVNLPHPWGNNLFPERMGAHIAGWSGIQPAPGNLFPKRLGVQLNDGVISQATREGVLPGMGGIQQIRKGNSYQSRDHGPTMHPTGLLHPPLAMGQPHGGSAAKYNVTGLPYHAGQGIPISKVDATPQASNIHAHVSLKRRANGAPPIAPRCQRRRTLAQHRYQQLIAQRQSSNAPVPASSPSLPLTHVKCQDSEESAQQPIGEKCLLCKRDVAFNPEGPVSRPAVPPAVAVLPCGHVFHDHCLQIITPEDQSKIPPCIPCALGET; from the exons ATGGGATGTGACAAACCAGAGAACTTGCCAGACCCTacttcatttcatgcttttgatgATCTTGCCCTCAGCATCAGACAAAGTGGAGCCGTTGATTATAACGGTGTTGTCCAAGGTGGGTTCAGTTCAGGGGCTAATGTCACATCCTTCCCTTTTGTATCTCCGCCAGCGGCCCGTCCTCTTCCAGGAAATGTTAATGAGATGAACAACTTTCAGATGGCCAATTTGAAGAATCTCTACAGCTATCATCACCAGCTTGAAACAAATTTGGCTAATGTTAGAAATATTGCTCCCAGCTTTCCCGCTCCATCAGGAATGCCAAATTCCATGGGAAATGCAGCAGAGATATACCATTCAAATATGAATAACAACATGCTGACCTCCGATAGTTTCTTGAATGAAGCTGTCTTGTCCAAGGGAATTCAGAATCCAGGGGTCAGCATGAATTTTATTCCTATGCGAAGCAATGCAGCTGGATGTTTTGAAAAGGCTGGGAAAGCCACAGGTATTAATCAAAATAGCTCGCAGGCAAGTGGAACTCCTTTTGACATAAGGTATAGCATGCAGACTGCTAAAAGTATTAGTGGAATAGGAATTCATAATGATGTCAAGGCCAATCCTGTTCCTTTTTCTTCCCCAGAAAACATTGATGGTAGTTTTCTGACCCTTGGAACAGGAAGTAACATAGATAATAGATCAAAGTTTAGATTCAGTGCCAAAGAGGTCAGCAGCAGACTGGGGGAAGCTGTCTTGTCACAAAGTAACAACTCTCATgtccaacaaatgaaaagaaatatCTCAAGTTTAGCTCATGGTGTTCCTGGTGGTATTCCAAATTTCAATCGTGATAGTGGTGGTTTGCCAGATTCAGCCAGGAATTTCGGTGTTTCAACCTGCTCTTCAAACAATGATGAAATTGTGCTTGCTCCAGGCTCTAGAATAAGTGCACCTCCATGTGTTAACTTAACGCCAGACACGCGACTTAATTCTTCTAACAGCACAAACTTAGGTGCTGTTGGTAAAGCTGATCTAAGACTCTCTGAACCTGATCCCTTCAAGTGCGTTCAAGGTGGTTTGCCTCCTCCTTCATTTCCATTTAGCAGCAGTTCAACATTACCCCTTCATCTTGGATATGCTAGAACGGTGGCAGCTCCTGAATCTGCTCAACCTGTTTGGGTGGCAGCTCCTGAATCTGCTCAACCTGTTTGGGTAGCAGCTCCTTTATCTGCTCAACCTGGTTTGGTAACAGCTCAACCAACTATTAAGCAGCAGAATTACTGTTACACAAACATATCCAGGAACCAATCTTTCATGGAACCTCTTATTCTCGGTCATGGTGGCAGCGGAGTGAGGCAAGACCATTTAG GTCAGCAATCATTGGTTAATCTTCCGCATCCTTGGGGTAATAACCTATTTCCGGAAAGAATGGGTGCTCATATTGCGGGATGGAGTGGCATCCAACCTGCCCCTGGCAATCTATTTCCTAAGAGGCTAGGTGTCCAGCTTAATGATGGGGTTATTTCTCAAGCTACTCGAGAAGGTGTTCTTCCCGGGATGGGAGGCATCCAGCAAATTAGAAAGG GTAACTCATATCAGTCTCGAGATCATGGACCTACCATGCACCCCACTGGACTTCTTCACCCCCCTTTGGCTATGG GTCAGCCTCATGGTGGTTCAGCGGCTAAGTATAATGTTACTGGACTACCCTATCATGCTG GTCAAGGCATTCCAATTTCAAAGGTTGATGCAACACCTCAGGCATCGAATATTCATGCCCATGTTTCCCTTAAAAGAAGAGCAAATGGAGCCCCTCCAATTGCTCCGAGGTGTCAGCGAAGGAGAACATTGGCTCAACATAGATATCAACAGTTGATAGCACAGAGGCAGAGCTCTAATGCTCCAGTTCCTGCCTCTTCTCCTTCTCTTCCTTTGACGCATGTAAAGTGCCAAG ATTCTGAAGAATCGGCTCAACAACCCATTGGAGAGAAGTGCCTTTTGTGCAAGAGGGATGTGGCATTCAACCCCGAAGGCCCTGTGTCTCGGCCCGCTGTTCCCCCAGCTGTTGCTGTTCTTCCCTGTGGACACGTATTTCATGACCATTGTCTGCAGATTATCACCCCAGAAGACCAGTCAAAAATTCCTCCTTGCATTCCTTGCGCTTTAGGTGAAACATGA